The window AACAAACGCCATAAACAACTCCTTGTTTTAATCAGTGATGAAACAATCTTATTCCTGAAAACGCCATAGTAATTCCATATTCGTCACAAGCTTCCACAACGTCGTTGTCGCGGACAGACCCGCCCGGCTGTGAAATAAATTCTACGCCGCTTCTAACCGCTCTGTCGATATTATCGCGAAACGGAAAAAATGCGTCTGAAGCGAGAGTTACTCCTTTTTGACGCGACAGCCACGTTATTTTTTCTTCTTTTGTGAGTATTTCCGCTTTTTTGTCAAAACGGTCGTTAAGCGCCGCGATTTCTTTTTCACTTAAATCTTCTTCCAAAAAACAATCTATCGCGTTATTTTTGTCGGCTCTTGAAATACCGTTTTTGAACGATAAATTAAGTACTTTAGGGTGATGTCTCAAAAACCATCTATCCGCTTTGTTTCCGGCAAGACGAGTACAATGCACTCTGCTTTGCTGTCCGGCTCCTACTCCTATTATTTGCCCGTCATAAGCGAAAGCGACAGAGTTTGACTGCGTATATTTGAGCGTAATCAATGCGATTATCAAATCACGTTTCGCTTCTTGTGTAAAATTCTTATTTTTTGTAACTATATTATCGAAAAACGAGTCGTCTATTTTTATATCGTTTCTTTTTTGAGAGAGAGTGATTCCAAAAATCTGTTTCGTCTCAATTTCGTATGGAAGGTAATTTTCATCAATTTTGACAACGGCGTAGTTTCCGTTTCGCTTTTCACGAAGAATTTCCAGCGCTCTCTGAGAATATCCCGGTGCGATAACGCCGTCTGAAACCTCCCTTTTGAGTAACAGCGCGGTTTGTTCGTCGCAAATATCCGAAAGAGCCGCCCAATCTCCGAAACTTGACATTCTGTCGGCAGACCTCGCTCTGGCATAAGCGACAGCCAACGGCGAAAGTTTAGAATCATCGACAAACGCCGCCTTTTTTTGTTCGTCGTTCAATTCGTTATACACGGCGACGCCAGCAGGACTTACATGCTTAAAACTTGCGGCCGCCGGTTTCTTCAGCGCACATTTCAGTTCTTTAACAAGTTGCCAAGAATTCAGCGCGTCGCAAAAATTTATATATCCCGGAGCGCCCGACAATATTTCAAACGGAAGATTTTTTTCGTTTGTCATGTATATTTGCGCAGGTTTTTGATGCGGATTGCATCCGTATCGAAGTTCCATTATTTCCCCTGTTTTTCGTTCAATTTTTTTACAATTTTATCGGAAATTTTAAACGCCGGATTAAATCTTCGGTCAATATTTATCTTTTGTCCGGTTTTCGGATTTTTTGCGGCTCTTGATTTTCTTTCTTTAACAAAAAAACGTCCAAACCCTCTCAACTCAATTCTTTTTCCTTTTATAAGTTCGGCTTTCATCATGTCAAGAAACGAAGCGATTACCAATTTCGCATCAAGTAAATTAAGTCCGGTTTTTTCTGAGACCATTCTTGCCAAGTCCTCTCTTCCGACGCTCATAATATTTAATCTCCCATTATTTTGATTTTAATAAACGCCGTTTATACAACGCAATATCGTTCAACGGGTCTATTTCGCACAATTTATCATATACTTTCAACGCGTTTGTGTAATCATTTTTCTTTTCGTACGCCGTCGCAAGCAAATAAAGCAGACGCGGATTGTCCGAAGAATAGTTTTCTGCGCTTAAAAGATAATATATCGCCGAATCCAAATGATTGCTTTCCAAAGAAATTATTCCTAATTTGAAATAACTTTGCCATCTGCTCGGCTCCAATTCTACCGCTTTTTTGAAATATTTTTTTGCATTTTCGTTATCGTTTAAATTAGTGAAATACAAATCTCCCAAATTATACGCCAAATTAAAATCAAAAGAATCGCGTACAATCGCTATTTTGTAGTGAGCAAGCGCCTGCCTGTATCTGTCGGTTTCGTGTAAAAGCATAGCGTATCTTCCGTGCGCTCTTGAAGACAGCGAATCTATCGAAAGTAACTTCAATAATAATTTTTCGGCGTTTTTGTAATCCTTTTTATTCATACTCCACCTTGCCGCCTGATATAACGCTTCAGCCGAACTGGAATCGGTTTTGAGCGCTTTTTCAAAAAATATCCGCGCCGATTTTTCGTCTTTAGCCGCAATAAACCTCTCCCCTATTTTCGCCATCTGCATAGGCGAAAGAGTCGTGTCTTTAGCCATCAACAGAAATTCTTCGTCGGAAACGACCGAAATAAGAAGCGTTTTAACGGAATCCGGCATATATTCGATTCCTTTCAGTTCCTGCAATATCGAATAAGCGTCTTGGTATTCCTGTCGCAATATTTTAATTTTTGCGGAAAAATAAAGCGCAAAACTATCGGAAGAATCGCTTGCTATTATTTTATCGACGATGCTTTCGGCGTATTTTATGTTATTGTCGTTAAAAGAATTAGTTAACAGAAGGTAAAGCGCTTGTTTTTCTATTCCGTCATATTTTATAATTCTCGGTTTCGACGTTATTTTTTGAAAGAATTCGATTTGCGGTTCGTCGATATCCAAAACAATATACGCGATTTTCGTAGAAATGAAGAATAAGTTTATCGAAACCGACAGCAAAATAATTACGGCGATAATACGTTTTTCGCGGTCGTGCAAAAGCGCGTTTCTAAGCGCCGGAATTAAGGATATAAACGAATCAAGCAATTTATCCTCCTTCGGTACAGAATAAAATAATGATTTTCTTTGCAAGTTGTCAATATGTTTTAATCTCTAAAGGTTAAATTCCCCGCCGCTCGCTCTGTAGAAAAACTTATTTCGACAAATATTCAAGTCGAATAGTTATAAACGCCGTTTTGTTCTTTGAAGTTACGTCGTATGCGCCGCCATAGCTGTAATCCGACGAAGAATTTTCCGGAGTAATCTGAAAAACCCCCAAATTCGCCGAACGCAATCTTGAAATTTTTGCGCCGGATTCTTTTGCG is drawn from Chitinispirillales bacterium and contains these coding sequences:
- a CDS encoding tetratricopeptide repeat protein, which translates into the protein MLDSFISLIPALRNALLHDREKRIIAVIILLSVSINLFFISTKIAYIVLDIDEPQIEFFQKITSKPRIIKYDGIEKQALYLLLTNSFNDNNIKYAESIVDKIIASDSSDSFALYFSAKIKILRQEYQDAYSILQELKGIEYMPDSVKTLLISVVSDEEFLLMAKDTTLSPMQMAKIGERFIAAKDEKSARIFFEKALKTDSSSAEALYQAARWSMNKKDYKNAEKLLLKLLSIDSLSSRAHGRYAMLLHETDRYRQALAHYKIAIVRDSFDFNLAYNLGDLYFTNLNDNENAKKYFKKAVELEPSRWQSYFKLGIISLESNHLDSAIYYLLSAENYSSDNPRLLYLLATAYEKKNDYTNALKVYDKLCEIDPLNDIALYKRRLLKSK
- a CDS encoding phosphoribosylaminoimidazolecarboxamide formyltransferase, which gives rise to MELRYGCNPHQKPAQIYMTNEKNLPFEILSGAPGYINFCDALNSWQLVKELKCALKKPAAASFKHVSPAGVAVYNELNDEQKKAAFVDDSKLSPLAVAYARARSADRMSSFGDWAALSDICDEQTALLLKREVSDGVIAPGYSQRALEILREKRNGNYAVVKIDENYLPYEIETKQIFGITLSQKRNDIKIDDSFFDNIVTKNKNFTQEAKRDLIIALITLKYTQSNSVAFAYDGQIIGVGAGQQSRVHCTRLAGNKADRWFLRHHPKVLNLSFKNGISRADKNNAIDCFLEEDLSEKEIAALNDRFDKKAEILTKEEKITWLSRQKGVTLASDAFFPFRDNIDRAVRSGVEFISQPGGSVRDNDVVEACDEYGITMAFSGIRLFHH
- a CDS encoding integration host factor subunit beta — translated: MSVGREDLARMVSEKTGLNLLDAKLVIASFLDMMKAELIKGKRIELRGFGRFFVKERKSRAAKNPKTGQKINIDRRFNPAFKISDKIVKKLNEKQGK